In a single window of the uncultured Dysgonomonas sp. genome:
- a CDS encoding SDR family oxidoreductase: MSLFNLKGRVAVITGASSGLGKRFACALAEQGANVAIIARRIERLEENAKELERLGVECLPIQCDATQEKEVISSINQAIRHFGKIDILVNNAGIALGGKAEDVSGEDFKKVMDVNVNGVFYFAREAGKNMIDNKYGRIINVSSMYGKVGNKFSACLSYHTSKGAVENFSRALAAEWAKYNITVNNLAPGFFDSEMTGGFIHNDHFVNFVKNSTCMERTGRTEELDSALLFLAADESSYITGQSIFVDGGWTAI, from the coding sequence ATGTCATTATTTAATTTAAAAGGAAGAGTTGCTGTGATAACAGGAGCATCTTCTGGTTTGGGAAAAAGATTTGCCTGTGCTCTGGCTGAGCAAGGCGCAAATGTGGCAATAATTGCCCGGAGGATTGAACGTCTGGAAGAGAATGCAAAGGAACTGGAAAGATTAGGAGTGGAATGCCTCCCTATCCAATGTGATGCTACCCAAGAGAAAGAAGTAATATCATCCATAAACCAAGCTATCCGGCATTTTGGTAAAATAGATATACTGGTGAACAATGCCGGTATTGCACTTGGAGGTAAAGCTGAGGATGTATCAGGTGAAGACTTTAAGAAAGTGATGGATGTAAATGTCAACGGAGTATTCTATTTTGCGCGCGAAGCAGGTAAGAATATGATAGACAATAAATATGGACGTATAATCAATGTGTCGTCCATGTATGGGAAGGTAGGCAACAAGTTTAGCGCATGCCTTAGTTACCACACATCGAAAGGAGCTGTAGAGAACTTCTCAAGAGCCTTGGCTGCGGAATGGGCAAAGTATAATATCACTGTGAATAATCTGGCTCCGGGCTTCTTCGACTCTGAAATGACAGGAGGATTTATCCATAACGATCATTTTGTGAATTTTGTGAAAAACAGCACTTGTATGGAACGTACAGGCAGAACTGAAGAACTGGATAGTGCCCTGCTATTTTTAGCTGCCGATGAATCAAGTTATATTACCGGACAATCCATTTTCGTAGATGGTGGCTGGACGGCAATCTAA